The Jeotgalibacillus aurantiacus genome segment CTTTTATGGGCGAAAGAAGACTCGTTTTTATCGATCACCCAGTTTTTCTAACGGCTGAAAAAAAGAAGGACGGGCAGGAATCAACAGCGGCGCTTGAAAAATATATTTCATCACCTGCACCTTACACAGTGCTTGTGTTATATATCCCTGTGGCAAAACTGGATGAAAGAAAGAAGATCACGAAGGCGTTAAAAAAATCAGGTGTTGTCATCGAAGCAAAAAATCTGTCTGAACATGACCTGAAAGGCTGGATTCAAAGCAGGGCGTCTGCGAGTCATGTGAAAATCGAGGACGATGCATTAGAGAAGCTTGTTTCGCTCACAGGAGCCAACCTGTTTATGCTGTCGGCTGAAATTGAAAAGCTTGCTTTGTTTTCAAGGGATGAAGGCGTCATTTCGTTAAAAACAGTTCTGACATTAACACCGAAGTCGGTGGAACAGAATGTTTTTGATCTGATTGAATATGCGGTTGGAGGAAAAATTGATCAGGCGCTGGATTTGTATCATGACTTGTTAAAACAAAAAGAGGAACCATTAAAAATACTCGCTTTACTCGCAGGGCAGTTCCGGTTAATTTATCAGGTGAAGAGTATGACAGAAAAAGGATTCAGTCAGCAACAGGTTGCATCGAGATTAAAGGTGCATCCATACCGCGTGAAGCTGGCGCAGAATCACGCGAGGTTCTTTACTTATGATCAGCTTGCACA includes the following:
- the holA gene encoding DNA polymerase III subunit delta; translated protein: MKEWNQIKNKQFAPVYLLYGEEDYLLQETRQLLIKHVVNEDELDFNFSVHDLSDGASLEAAVEDAESFPFMGERRLVFIDHPVFLTAEKKKDGQESTAALEKYISSPAPYTVLVLYIPVAKLDERKKITKALKKSGVVIEAKNLSEHDLKGWIQSRASASHVKIEDDALEKLVSLTGANLFMLSAEIEKLALFSRDEGVISLKTVLTLTPKSVEQNVFDLIEYAVGGKIDQALDLYHDLLKQKEEPLKILALLAGQFRLIYQVKSMTEKGFSQQQVASRLKVHPYRVKLAQNHARFFTYDQLAQIIQLLAQSDLALKTSSGRKEMVLELFLTRLPDIMKNKSNTGS